Proteins found in one Pectobacterium atrosepticum genomic segment:
- the gudD gene encoding glucarate dehydratase, with amino-acid sequence MTLQNSTPVITHMQVIPVAGHDSMLLNLSGAHAPYFTRNIVILKDNAGNTGVGEIPGGEKIRQTLEDAAALVVGKTLGEYKNVMTAVRAQFADRDSSGRGLQTFDLRITIHVVTGIEAAMLDLLGQFLNVSVASLLGDGQQRDAVEMLGYLFYIGDRNKTDLPYQSQTNEKCDWYRLRHEEALSPETIVRLAEAAYEKYGFNDFKLKGGVLAGSEEAEAVTALAKRFPQARITLDPNGAWSLDEAIDLGKQLRGVLAYAEDPCGAEQGFSGREVMAEFRRATGLPTATNMIATDWRQMGHTISLQSVDIPLADPHFWTMQGSVRVAQMCHEWGLTWGSHSNNHFDISLAMFTQVAAAAPGKITAIDTHWIWQEGNQRLTKEPLQIVGGMVEVPKKPGLGVELDMDQVMKAHELYKNMGLGARNDAMGMQYLIPEWTFDNKRPCLVR; translated from the coding sequence ATGACGTTGCAAAATTCAACTCCGGTTATTACCCACATGCAGGTTATTCCGGTTGCAGGTCACGACAGTATGCTGCTCAACCTGAGCGGTGCACATGCACCCTATTTCACTCGCAACATTGTGATTTTGAAAGATAACGCTGGGAATACCGGTGTTGGTGAAATTCCTGGCGGTGAAAAAATCCGTCAGACGCTGGAGGATGCTGCCGCGCTGGTGGTGGGTAAAACGCTGGGCGAATACAAAAACGTGATGACGGCAGTACGTGCGCAGTTCGCTGATCGTGACTCTTCTGGACGCGGTTTGCAGACGTTCGATCTGCGTATCACCATCCATGTCGTCACGGGTATAGAAGCCGCAATGCTCGATCTGCTGGGGCAATTCCTCAATGTCAGCGTGGCCTCGCTGCTGGGCGATGGCCAACAGCGTGATGCGGTAGAAATGCTGGGTTATCTGTTCTACATCGGCGATCGTAATAAAACCGATCTGCCTTACCAGAGCCAGACGAATGAGAAGTGCGACTGGTATCGTCTGCGTCACGAAGAAGCTCTGTCACCAGAAACCATCGTGCGTCTGGCTGAAGCCGCGTATGAAAAATACGGATTCAATGATTTCAAACTGAAAGGCGGCGTACTGGCCGGTAGCGAAGAAGCCGAAGCGGTAACTGCACTGGCTAAGCGCTTCCCGCAGGCACGTATCACGCTAGACCCGAATGGTGCCTGGTCGCTGGATGAAGCCATCGATCTGGGCAAACAACTGCGCGGCGTACTGGCGTATGCAGAAGATCCGTGCGGCGCGGAACAAGGTTTCTCTGGTCGTGAAGTGATGGCTGAATTCCGCCGTGCGACCGGTCTGCCTACCGCGACCAACATGATCGCTACCGACTGGCGACAAATGGGCCACACGATTTCGCTGCAATCGGTCGATATTCCGTTGGCCGATCCGCACTTCTGGACGATGCAAGGTTCCGTTCGTGTGGCGCAGATGTGCCACGAATGGGGCTTAACCTGGGGTTCTCACTCCAATAACCACTTTGATATTTCACTGGCCATGTTTACTCAGGTCGCCGCGGCGGCTCCGGGCAAGATTACGGCGATTGATACGCACTGGATCTGGCAGGAAGGCAACCAGCGCCTGACGAAAGAACCGTTGCAGATTGTTGGCGGCATGGTGGAAGTACCGAAGAAACCGGGTCTGGGTGTTGAGCTGGATATGGATCAGGTAATGAAAGCACACGAACTGTATAAAAACATGGGATTAGGCGCACGTAACGACGCAATGGGAATGCAGTACCTTATTCCTGAGTGGACATTTGATAATAAACGTCCGTGTCTGGTTCGCTAA